In the genome of Kitasatospora cathayae, one region contains:
- the thpR gene encoding RNA 2',3'-cyclic phosphodiesterase has product MRLFVAVLPPVAALQGLSDAVAPVRGLPGADRLRWTTVEGWHLTLAFLGQVQPERLPELEAGLAAVAEVHPVHRLRIAGAGRFGDRVLWVGIEGQTWALRRLAESVAEATADLTGETDAFGFHPHLTLARAGSHHGHRRAVQRVAAAELEALAAALADYRGPEWEAAELHLMKSDLDGGFAHYESLRSWALADWS; this is encoded by the coding sequence ATGAGGTTGTTCGTGGCGGTGCTCCCGCCGGTCGCGGCGTTGCAGGGACTCTCCGACGCGGTCGCGCCGGTGCGCGGGCTGCCCGGGGCGGACCGGCTGCGCTGGACCACCGTCGAGGGCTGGCACCTCACGCTGGCCTTCCTCGGTCAGGTGCAGCCCGAGCGGCTGCCCGAGCTGGAGGCCGGCCTGGCCGCCGTCGCCGAGGTGCACCCGGTGCACCGGCTGCGGATCGCGGGCGCCGGCCGGTTCGGCGACCGGGTGCTCTGGGTCGGGATCGAGGGGCAGACGTGGGCGTTGCGCCGGCTCGCCGAGTCCGTCGCCGAGGCCACCGCAGACCTGACCGGGGAGACCGACGCCTTCGGCTTCCACCCGCACCTCACCCTGGCCCGGGCCGGCTCCCACCACGGCCACCGGCGGGCCGTCCAGCGGGTCGCGGCGGCCGAGCTGGAGGCGCTGGCGGCGGCGCTGGCGGACTACCGGGGGCCGGAGTGGGAGGCCGCCGAGCTGCACCTGATGAAGAGCGACCTGGACGGCGGCTTCGCCCACTACGAGTCGCTGCGCTCCTGGGCGCTGGCCGACTGGAGCTGA